The following coding sequences lie in one Isoptericola variabilis 225 genomic window:
- the cysD gene encoding sulfate adenylyltransferase subunit CysD produces the protein MTTHVLSQLRNLEAESIHIFREVVAEMERPCLLFSGGKDSIVMLHLAAKAFAPARIPFPVMHVDTGLNFRTVLDCRDRWVERLGVQLVVASVQEAIDRGLVRPEPNGSRNRIQTPVLLEALEKNGFDAAFGGGRRDEEKARAKERVFSFRDEFGQWDPKNQRPEIWNLYNGRVHQGESIRVFPLSNWTELDIWSYIEAENIDIPDLYLAREREVVGRGGMLYEVNEFTPLRDGETSEVRSVRYRTVGDANLTACVESTASTLREIVEEIAAVRLTERGATRGDDRVSEAAMEDRKREGYF, from the coding sequence GTGACGACTCACGTCCTGAGCCAGCTACGCAACCTCGAGGCGGAGAGCATCCACATCTTCCGCGAGGTCGTCGCGGAGATGGAGCGCCCCTGTCTGCTCTTCTCGGGCGGCAAGGACTCGATCGTGATGCTCCACCTCGCGGCCAAGGCGTTCGCGCCGGCGCGCATCCCGTTCCCGGTGATGCACGTCGACACGGGGCTGAACTTCCGGACCGTGCTCGACTGCCGCGACCGGTGGGTCGAGCGGCTCGGGGTCCAGCTCGTCGTCGCCTCGGTCCAGGAGGCGATCGACCGCGGGCTCGTGCGCCCCGAGCCCAACGGCTCGCGCAACCGCATCCAGACGCCCGTCCTGCTCGAGGCCCTCGAGAAGAACGGGTTCGACGCGGCGTTCGGCGGCGGCCGCCGCGACGAGGAGAAGGCGCGCGCCAAGGAGCGCGTGTTCTCCTTCCGCGACGAGTTCGGCCAGTGGGACCCGAAGAACCAGCGGCCCGAGATCTGGAACCTCTACAACGGCCGCGTCCACCAGGGCGAGTCGATCCGCGTGTTCCCGCTGTCGAACTGGACCGAGCTCGACATCTGGTCCTACATCGAGGCCGAGAACATCGACATCCCCGACCTGTACCTGGCGCGCGAGCGGGAGGTCGTGGGCCGCGGCGGGATGCTCTACGAGGTCAACGAGTTCACGCCGCTGCGCGACGGTGAGACGTCCGAGGTCCGCTCGGTGCGGTACCGCACGGTGGGCGACGCGAATCTCACGGCGTGCGTCGAGTCCACCGCCTCGACGCTGCGCGAGATCGTCGAGGAGATCGCGGCCGTGCGCCTCACCGAGCGCGGCGCGACCCGCGGCGACGACCGCGTGAGCGAGGCCGCCATGGAGGACCGGAAGCGAGAGGGCTACTTCTAG
- the cysN gene encoding sulfate adenylyltransferase subunit CysN, translating to MTATTHATTFGTAPERRVDLLRFATAGSVDDGKSTLIGRLLFDSKTIFEDQLESVEQVSKDRGNDYTDLALLTDGLRAEREQGITIDVAYRYFATPKRKFIIADTPGHIQYTRNMVTGASTADVALILVDARKGVLEQSRRHTFLATLLGVPHVVVCVNKMDLVDYSEDVFERIRAEFTEFAARLRVPDLTFIPISALVGDNVVNRSENMPWFDGSPLLSHLERLHVASDRNLIDVRFPVQYVIRPQSHDARDYRGYAGTVASGVMKPGDKVLALPSGLETTIASIETADGPVAEAFPPMSVTVRLTDEIDISRGDMICRPNNTPAALQDLDAQVCWMDESAPLVQGKKYAIKHTTRWARAMVKEINYRVDVNTLHRDEDATEIRLNEIGRIRLRVTQPLFVDPYRQNRQTGAFILVDESTNKTVAAGMVGGLPHSV from the coding sequence ATGACCGCCACCACGCACGCCACGACCTTCGGCACGGCGCCCGAGCGTCGCGTCGACCTGCTGCGGTTCGCCACGGCCGGCTCCGTCGACGACGGCAAGTCGACCCTCATCGGCCGGCTGCTGTTCGACTCCAAGACGATCTTCGAGGACCAGCTGGAGTCCGTCGAGCAGGTCTCCAAGGACCGCGGCAACGACTACACCGACCTCGCGCTCCTCACCGACGGCCTGCGCGCCGAGCGCGAGCAGGGCATCACGATCGACGTCGCCTACCGCTACTTCGCGACGCCGAAGCGCAAGTTCATCATCGCGGACACCCCCGGCCACATCCAGTACACCCGCAACATGGTGACCGGGGCCTCGACGGCCGACGTCGCACTCATCCTCGTCGACGCGCGCAAGGGCGTGCTCGAGCAGAGCCGGCGGCACACGTTCCTGGCCACGCTGCTGGGCGTGCCGCACGTCGTCGTCTGCGTCAACAAGATGGACCTCGTCGACTACTCGGAGGACGTCTTCGAGCGCATCCGGGCCGAGTTCACCGAGTTCGCCGCCCGCCTGCGGGTGCCGGACCTGACGTTCATCCCCATCTCCGCGCTGGTCGGCGACAACGTCGTCAACCGCAGCGAGAACATGCCGTGGTTCGACGGGTCGCCGCTGCTGAGCCACCTCGAGCGGCTCCACGTCGCCTCGGACCGCAACCTCATCGACGTGCGCTTCCCGGTCCAGTACGTCATCCGCCCCCAGTCGCACGACGCGCGCGACTACCGCGGGTACGCCGGCACCGTCGCGTCCGGCGTCATGAAGCCGGGCGACAAGGTGCTCGCGCTGCCGTCGGGCCTCGAGACGACCATCGCGTCGATCGAGACGGCGGACGGTCCGGTCGCGGAGGCGTTCCCGCCCATGTCCGTGACCGTGCGCCTCACCGACGAGATCGACATCTCGCGCGGCGACATGATCTGCCGGCCCAACAACACGCCCGCGGCACTGCAGGACCTCGACGCCCAGGTCTGCTGGATGGACGAGTCGGCGCCGCTGGTGCAGGGCAAGAAGTACGCCATCAAGCACACGACCCGCTGGGCCCGCGCGATGGTCAAGGAGATCAACTACCGCGTCGACGTCAACACGCTGCACCGCGACGAGGACGCCACGGAGATCCGGCTCAACGAGATCGGCCGCATCCGGCTGCGCGTGACCCAGCCGCTGTTCGTCGACCCGTACCGGCAGAACCGCCAGACCGGCGCGTTCATCCTCGTCGACGAGTCCACGAAC